The stretch of DNA TGTTTTCCAGTTAGCTAAATCATTTTTAAATTGTTGTTCAGCTAGTCCTCCACGCCAAAAGATTAGAGCATCTTCTCCAGTTTTTGCATAATATTTTTTACGTCTACCAGCAAGACGGAAGCCAAACTTTTCATATAAGTTAATCGCAGCTTGATTACTAGCTCTAACTTCCAAAGTTGCCCTTTCTAGTTTACGCTCAATTGCCTGTTGAAGCAAAGCATAAAGTAATAATTTTCCTAGTCCTTGCCTTTGATAATTTGGCTTAACACCAAGAAGAGTAATATGAGCTTCTTCTAGAATTGCCCAAAAACAACCGATGCCAATCAGTTGGGGATTGTTGTTTGGCTTAATTAAGTTTAATGAATGATTGCTTGGTGCAATAACCTGAGTTGAATCACCGTTAGATTCTTGTAGTTCTTTGACCACAAGAGTTAATAAACTGCTATTGGGGCTATCTATTTCTCTTTGATAACCTTCTTTACTCCACAACCCCCCAAAGCATAATTGGTCAATTTCAATAATTTCTGTTAATTGTTGCTCTTTTGCTGAATTAATTATCAAAAATTTCACAATATCTAATTGTAAACTAATTAAAGACAGACTTTTTATGTCTCAAGATTGACCTTAAATAAATTAAATCAGTCGACTAAAAACAAATTAGATTATGCTATCAACCGATTCCAGCTTACAAAATTCTGGACACAAATATTTACCAAATATCACAGACTTCAATCATCCACCTTCTCCTAATCAAGAATTATTACCTCTAACTGCTAAAGTTAATAGCAATGACTGTCTAGAAATTGGTGGTTGCGATCTAACTGAGTTAGTCAAGCAATATGGCTCTCCACTTTATGTTGTCGACGAATTTACTCTTAGAACAGCGTGTCGTCAGTATCGAAATAGTTTTCTTAAATATTATTCTGGAGAATCTCAAGTTATCTATGCTTCTAAAGCCTGGAGTTGTCTAGCTATTTGTCGTATTGTTGACAGCGAAGGTTTAGGTTTTGATGTTGTTTCTGGTGGCGAACTATTTACTACTTTAAAAGCTGGGGTAAAAGGCAATAAAATTTACTTTCACGGTAATAATAAGTCAATTGAAGAATTAAAATTTGCAATTGAAAGTGATTGTACAATTATTATTGATAATTGGTTAGAATTGACTCATTTAGCCGAAATATCTGCTCAAAACTCCCAAAAATCAGTTAGAGTCATGCTTCGTTTGACCCCTGGGATTGAATGTCATACCCATGAATATATTCGTACTGGTCATTTGGATAGTAAATTTGGTTTTGACCCCAATCAAATTCCTGAAGTATTGAGCTATGTAAGTCAAAAACCGAGTTTAAACTGTGTTGGTTTGCACGCTCATATTGGCTCTCAGATTTTTGAGCGTCAACCTCATCAAGATTTGGCAGAAGTTTTAGTAGAATGGCTGCAAAAGGCCCAAGAATATGGTTTACCAATCCAAGAATTAAATGTCGGTGGTGGTTTAGGAATTTGTTATACCGAAGCTGATGATCCACCAACCATTGCTGAATGGGTTCAAGCTGTTGCAAGTGCTATAGAATCAGCTTGTCATAATCGTCAACTACCTTTACCAAAATTAATTGCTGAACCAGGGCGATCGCTGGTAGGTTCGGCTTGTGTTACTGCCTACACCGTTGGTAGTCGCAAAGAAATCCCAGAAATTCGCACTTATATTGCCGTCGATGGTGGAATGTCTGACAATCCTCGTCCCATTACTTATCAATCTGTTTATCGAGCAGTAATTGCTAATCGAATGTCTGCTAAGTTAACAGAAACAGTCACAGTAGCAGGAAAACATTGCGAATCTGGAGACATAGTAATTAAAGACGCTTTACTGCCAAAAACAGAATCAGGAGATATCTTGGTAGTAACCAGTACTGGGGCATACAATTACAGCATGGCTTCCAATTACAATCGTATTGGTAGACCTGCAGCAATTTTAGTTAATCAAGGAGAAGCTAATCTAATTATTCAACGAGAATCTTATCAAAACTTAATTGCGCAAGATTGTTTGCCTGCTAGATTGATAGATTCCGACAAAAACAAAGATTAGTAGTCAACTAGGCTATCTCCGCTTGAAGTGAACAGAGAAGTGTTATCATTGTTGCCTCTTAATTAATCAACCTTCTTTTCCGCCCACCTTTCGTAGCTAAGTAAATAAAAATAATGCAGTCGTCGGGTTTTTTTCCTGACTTTAATTGGATACCTTCCTGGTTACCCAACAGTATAGACATTGCCCTAGTTCTCGCTCTCAGTTATGCCCTTCTGTTAGTCATTGGCGAGGGAGAGCGTCGTAGTCTCTGGATGGTCAGAGGATTTATTGTACTAATGTTAGCTACAGTAATCAGCAAGAAACTAGGGTTAAGCTTACTGGGTTTTCTTCTAGAAAAGTTAGTTCTAGGGGCTGCCGTAGCTATGGCAGTCATTTTCCAGTCTCAATTCCGCCGTTTCCTCGAACAAATTGGACGAGGGGAATTTTTGGAACTGTTTAAAACTTCGGTCAGACCAATTCCTCAACCAGATAGTGTGATTGACCGAATTGTCGATGCAGTTAAAGACCTCTCTCAAAATCGAACTGGGGCCTTAATTTTGATTGAAACAAGTGGTTCATTGGAAAATGAAGATTTTGTTTCCCCAGGAGTAAATTTGAATGCAGAGGTTTCTAAAGAATTGCTGCAAACTATTTTTCAAACTACGACTTTGTTACACGATGGAGCGGTTTTAATTCGTGGTTCTCGACTCATTGCTGCTGCTGTAATTTTACCTTTGTCAGAAAGAACTGCTTCGAGACAATTGGGAACTCGTCATCGGGCAGCAATGGGAATGACGGAAAGGTCGGAA from Stanieria cyanosphaera PCC 7437 encodes:
- the rimI gene encoding ribosomal protein S18-alanine N-acetyltransferase, whose product is MKFLIINSAKEQQLTEIIEIDQLCFGGLWSKEGYQREIDSPNSSLLTLVVKELQESNGDSTQVIAPSNHSLNLIKPNNNPQLIGIGCFWAILEEAHITLLGVKPNYQRQGLGKLLLYALLQQAIERKLERATLEVRASNQAAINLYEKFGFRLAGRRKKYYAKTGEDALIFWRGGLAEQQFKNDLANWKTEISNRLAGEYVLIEQKN
- the lysA gene encoding diaminopimelate decarboxylase encodes the protein MLSTDSSLQNSGHKYLPNITDFNHPPSPNQELLPLTAKVNSNDCLEIGGCDLTELVKQYGSPLYVVDEFTLRTACRQYRNSFLKYYSGESQVIYASKAWSCLAICRIVDSEGLGFDVVSGGELFTTLKAGVKGNKIYFHGNNKSIEELKFAIESDCTIIIDNWLELTHLAEISAQNSQKSVRVMLRLTPGIECHTHEYIRTGHLDSKFGFDPNQIPEVLSYVSQKPSLNCVGLHAHIGSQIFERQPHQDLAEVLVEWLQKAQEYGLPIQELNVGGGLGICYTEADDPPTIAEWVQAVASAIESACHNRQLPLPKLIAEPGRSLVGSACVTAYTVGSRKEIPEIRTYIAVDGGMSDNPRPITYQSVYRAVIANRMSAKLTETVTVAGKHCESGDIVIKDALLPKTESGDILVVTSTGAYNYSMASNYNRIGRPAAILVNQGEANLIIQRESYQNLIAQDCLPARLIDSDKNKD
- the cdaA gene encoding diadenylate cyclase CdaA — its product is MQSSGFFPDFNWIPSWLPNSIDIALVLALSYALLLVIGEGERRSLWMVRGFIVLMLATVISKKLGLSLLGFLLEKLVLGAAVAMAVIFQSQFRRFLEQIGRGEFLELFKTSVRPIPQPDSVIDRIVDAVKDLSQNRTGALILIETSGSLENEDFVSPGVNLNAEVSKELLQTIFQTTTLLHDGAVLIRGSRLIAAAVILPLSERTASRQLGTRHRAAMGMTERSENCICVVVSEETGSISLAEKGVLNRPLTSNKLKELLQAKFAPTVERDAVRLSRKLGFQSRILLKRLFRLSSSTSQDKNKLE